The following coding sequences lie in one Anomalospiza imberbis isolate Cuckoo-Finch-1a 21T00152 chromosome 17, ASM3175350v1, whole genome shotgun sequence genomic window:
- the SRSF6 gene encoding serine/arginine-rich splicing factor 6 — MPRVYIGRLSYHVREKDIQRFFSGYGRLLEVDLKNGYGFVEFEDSRDADDAVYELNGKDLCGERVIVEHARGPRRDRDGYSYSSRSGGGGGYSSRRQSGRDKYGPPVRTEFRLIVENLSSRCSWQDLKDFMRQAGEVTYADAHKERTNEGVIEFRSYSDMKRALDKLDGTEINGRKIRLVEDKPRSSHRRSYSGSRSRSRSRRRSRSRSRRSRSSRSRSRSVSKSRSRSKSRSRSKDRSRSRSKSRKSRSKSKSKPKSDRGSRSHSRSKEKSEKSRSRSRSRSRSPKENGKGDAKSKSRSRSRSRSNSPQQQPSAKARSESPPKRAASRSRSRSRSKSRSRSRSSSRD, encoded by the exons ATGCCGCGCGTCTACATCGGCCGCCTGAGCTACCACGTCCGGGAGAAGGACATCCAGCGCTTCTTCAGCGGCTACGGCCGCCTGCTCGAGGTCGATCTCAAAAACGG ctaCGGCTTCGTGGAGTTCGAGGACTCCCGCGACGCCGACGATGCCGTGTACGAGCTGAACGGGAAGGACCTGTGCGGGGAGCGGGTTATCGTGGAGCACGCCCGCGGCCCCCGCCGCGACAGGGACGGCTACAGTTACAGCAGCCGCA GTGGGGGTGGTGGCGGATATAGCAGTCGGAGACAGTCGGGACGAGATAAATACGGACCGCCCGTTCGTACAGAGTTCAGGCTGATTGTTGAGAACCTTTCCAGTCGCTGTAGTTGGCAGGATTTAAAA GATTTCATGCGGCAGGCTGGGGAGGTGACCTATGCAGATGCCCACAAAGAACGTACAAATGAAGGAGTGATCGAGTTCCGGTCGTACTCGGACATGAAGCGCGCCCTGGACAAGCTAGATGGCACAGAGATAAATGGCAGGAAGATCAGGCTGGTGGAGGACAAGCCACGCTCCAGCCACAGGCGATCCTACTCTGGCAGCAGGTCCAG GTCACGATCCAGGAGACGATCTAGAAGCAGAAGTCGGAGGAGTCGGAGCAGCCGCAGCAGATCCCGTAGCGTCTCCAAAAGCCGTTCCCG ATCTAAATCCAGGTCACGAAGCAAAGACCGCTCCCGTTCCCGATCCAAAAGCAGGAAATCCAGATCAAAGAGCAAATCCAAACCCAAGTCTGACAGGGGTTCACGCTCGCACAGCAGATCCAAGGAGAAGTCTGAGAAGTCCCGGTCCAGGTCCAGGTCCAGGTCTCGATCTCCCAAAGAAAATGGTAAAGGGGATGCTAAGTCTAAGTCCAGGTCCAGGAGCAGGTCTCGCTCCAACTCGCCGCAGCAGCAGCCGTCTGCCAAGGCTCGCTCCGAGTCACCGCCCAAAAGAGCTGCGTCCAGGTCCCGCTCCAGGTCTCGCTCAAAGTCCCGCTCACGATCAAGATCCAGTTCAAGAGATTAG